The nucleotide sequence CGGTCGACGGGGGCACGACGAGAGACGATCAGCCGATCGAGTCGCCGGCGCCGGCCTCCTGCGCGCAGGCGTCGGACTGGTCGGTGACCGAGTCGCCCGACTTCGTCTTCGCGTCGCCGCCGAGGCCCAGGGCACCGGTCAGGCCGTTGAGCAGCGCGCCGCTCTCGACCGGGACCTGCCCGCCGAGCACGTTCACCGGGATGTTGTTGTTGCAGACCTGGATCGGCACGTTGATGTTGTTGCCGTTCAGGGCGCCGACCAGACCGCCGTCGGCGCTCTTGTCGATCGCGCCGCCGTCGTGCGAGCCGTGGTGCTTCGCGTCCTTCGAGCTCTCGGCGGCGTAGTCACCGGCGAACGCCAGCGGGCTGACCGCGAGCAGGGTGGCGGCGGACGCCGCGACGATGATTCCGGCCTTCTTCAGCACAGTTTTCTTCTCCTGATGAGTCTCGAGCCCGTGCGAAGACGGCCCCGGTTACCTGCCGGCACGCTGACAAAACGGGGGAGCCCGTGCCGACTGCGCTGCAATCTATCCACCGGACACCCCGGAAACAATTTCGTTGACCCCATCGAGTGGCGATATCACTGTGCGTATGGTTACTCCCACGATACGGTTGTCCGGAAATCGGGCGAACCGCCCGCGATTCCGGGATCCGCACACACAGCGTGTCCGGCGAGGGGCTCGGAAACACGAAAGTGCCCCGGGGCCGCGTACGGTCCCGGGGCACCCCCGGCGATCTCAGGGACGATCAGTTGTCGATCGAGTCCCCGGCGCCGGCCTCCTGCGCGCAGGTGTCCGACTGGTCGGTGGCCGAGTCGCCCGAGCGCGCCTGGCCCTCGCCCGCGATGCCGGCGGCACCGGTCAGACCGTTGGCGGCGGCCGCGTCCTCGACCGGAACCTGGACACCCAGCACGTTGACCGGGACGTTGTTGTTGCAGGCCTGGACCGGCACCTGGGCGTTGTTGCCGTTCACGCCCGCGACGACACCCTTGGCGTCCTTGTCGATCACGTTGCCGTCGTTGCCGGCGAACGCGAGCGGGGTCAGCGCGAGCAGGCCCGCGGCGGACGCGGCGACGACGAGGCCGGCCTTCTTCTTCAGCACAGTTCTTCTCCTGATGAGTTACGGGACGCGGATCCGCGGTCCCGGCACCTGCCGGCACGCTGACAAAAAAGGGGGAGCCCGTGCCGGCTGCAAACAAGGTAACGGCCGGAATCGTCGCCATCAAACTCGGCAACACCATCGTGCCCGCATATTACTCAGCGTATGGTTACTCACCTTTTCGGTGCAGATCGCCGGGTACCACTTTCTGCACGTCGGACGGGCCGGACGGGTCCGGGTCGAGCCCGAGATGGCGCAGGTACCGGGCAGCCGAACGGACGACGGCGGCGTGCGGCAGATGTATCGGCTGCATCGCTCCACCTCCTGCACGCGGGTATCCGTCCCGGCGGGCCTCACACGGGCAGCGGCCGGTCCTCGACGACGCTCTTCATCACCAGGGTCGAGCTGAGCCGCTGCACGCCGGGCAGCGCGGCGAGCCGGTCGTCGTAGAGCTTCTGGAACGCGGACAGGTCCCGGGTGATCACCCGGAGCAGGTAATCGGGATCGCCGAACAGGCGCTGCGCCTGCACGACGTTCGCGATGCCCGCGACGGCCGCCTCGAAGGCGGTGACGGTGTCCCGGTCGGCGTCGCGCATGGTGACGAAGACCAGCGAGTCGAAGCCCAGGCCGAGCACGCCGGGATCGAGATGTGCCCGGTAGCCGGCGATCGCGCCGGACTCCTCCAACGCACGGAGCCGACGGTGACACGGCGACACGCTGAGCCGGACCCGCTCGGCCAGCTCGGTGACGGTGATCCGGCCGTCACGCTGCAGCTCGGCAAGAATCTTCCGGTCGATGGCGTCCACAGCGAGAATTCTCCCCCGCCGAGGCCCGCACCGCGCAATCTTGGAAACACCTTCCGGCCCGGCCGCCATAGCGTTCCCCCCAGGACGTACGAGTGGGGAGGAGATGGACATGGCGGTGCAGGCGGTCGTCGCGTTCTGGGGGCTGTCGCTGCTGCTGGTGCTCACCCCCGGCGCGGACTGGGCGTACGTGATCGGGGCGGGCCTGGCGCAGCGGACCGTGCTGCCCGCGGTGGCCGGACTGCTCGCCGGGCACCTGGCACTGACCGGGGCGGTCGCCGCCGGGGTCGCCGCGCTGGTCGCGGGCTCCCCGGCCACGCTGACCGTGCTCACCGGGGTCGGCGCCGCCTACCTGATCTGGCTGGGGCTGACCGGGCTGGCCCGCCCGGCCGGCACGGTCCCCGGTACCGGCGCCGAAGCCGTGCCCGGTACCGGCGCGTGGCTGCGGCAGGCCGCGAAGGGCGCCGGGACCAGCGGGCTGAACCCGAAGGCCCTGCTGTTGTTCCTCACGCTGCTGCCCCGGTTCACCGACCCGTCCGGCGCCTGGCCGGTGGGCGGGCAGATCCTGCTGCTCGGCGCGGTCCACGTCGCCTGCTGCGGTGTCGTCTACCTCGCGGTCGGGATCGGCTCGCGACGGCTCCTGGCGGCCCGCCCCGCCTGGACCCGCGTGGTGTCGCGGGTCTCCGGCGGGGCGATGGTCGCGATCGGTGCCGGGCTGCTCGTCGGGCAGCTCGCGCTCTGAACGGTGCCGTCCCCGTCCGGTCCGGCCCGGCCCGGCCCTCAGATCGAGCCCTGCTCCACCGGGCCGATGAAGGAACCGGGCCGGGTCGCGCCGTCCTGACGCTGCACCGGGCCACCGCGCCACGGCAGGGTCTGCGATGTCGTCTCGTCGGGCGCGGTGACCACGACCTCGGTGGGCGTCCAGTCCCCGCCGGACAGCGTGGTGATGGTCGTGATCCCGGTGCCGCCGGGCTGCAGCGTGATCGCGGTCGGCTCCTCCGCCGAGCGCGGCAGCGAGTACGACGGCCCGAAGGTCGGGTCGTCCGGTCCGCGCAGGTCGACCCCGCCGAAGCCGGTCATCGTGCAGGGCTGATCGGAGGTGTTCCGCCAGGCCAGGACCGTCCGCTGCTGTCCCTCACCGGTGGGCTCGTTGACGGTGGCGGTGAGGACCGCGTCGGTGCAGCGGGCCGCCGCGGCGGCCTGGTCGGCGGATCCGGCCGCCTCCTCCGGGGCCGCCTGCGCGGGCGGTGCGGCCATCTCCCCGGCCGCCGACGGGGCCGGGTCGCCGCCACAACCGGCGAGCAGCAGGCCGGCGGCGAACAGCCCGGCCACGAACGGTGCGCGTGTGGTTCCCATGTGGACACCCTCGCGGCGACGACGGGACCGCGCGCGGCGGAGCGGTGACCAGCACCCGTCCGTGGGTAGGACGGCTCGGCCCGGTCGACCGGCGACCCCTACCCCCGCACCGCGACGCATCCCGGGTCATCGGGTGAGCGTCGGCCGCCCCGGCAGCAGCCGCGCCGCCGCGACCACCAGCAGTGCTGCGACCGCCACCACCCCGTAGGCGGTCCCGACCGGATCGACCGAGGCCGCGGTCAGAAAGCCGACGAGTGTCACCCCTGCGGAGGCGAAGAGCTGGACGACGATGAACAGCGCGGCGGTGCCCTGCGCCATCGACTCCCGGGGCAGGACCCGGTACAGCCCGGCGAAGGTCGGGGCGGCGACGGCACCGAAGCCGAGCCCGAGCAGGAACACCACGGCGAGTACCGCGGCCGCCGGCCAGCGGGCGTGCCCGGCCAGGATCAGGATCGCCGCCGCCGCGGTGACCGACGCGCCGCCGCGGACCAGGATCCGCGGGCCGGTCGTGTCGCTGACCCGCCCGGACGACGTCATCGAGATCATCAGCCCCAGCCCGAGCACCGCGACCGGGAACGCCTGCCATCCCGGCCCGAGACCGATGCTCCGCACGGCGAGGGCCGGCAGCACGGTGAGCTGTGTGTACATCACCAGCCCCACGGCGCTCATCACACCGAGCGCCGCCGCGAACGACGGGATCCGCAGCAACCGCACGTCCAGCAGCGGGGCGGGTGCGCGCAGCGCGTGCCGGACGTAGCCGGCCAGCAGTGCGAGCCCCAGCAGCACACAGACGGCGACGGTCGGCGCACCGCTGCCGGCGCCCGCCCGGTTCAACCCGAGCAGCAGCAGCACGAATCCCGGTGGCAGCAGGAGCAGGCCGCGGACGTCGACCGCGGCGCGGTCACCGGTCGAGCGCGTCCCCGGGACCAGCCGCCAGGCACCGAGCCCCACCAGCACCGCGAGCGGGACGTTCAGCCAGAAGATCCACGGCCACGCGCCGGCCCCGACCAGCGCACCGCCGATCAGCGGACCGGCCACCGGCCCGACGTTGATCACCAGCGAGACCAGCCCCATCACCCGGCCGAGAGCGTCCGCGGGGGTCACCAGGCCGACGACCGCGATCGCGGCCGGCTCCAGCAGGCCACCCGACAGCCCCTGCACCGCCCGGAACACCACCAGACTGTTCAGGTCCCAGGCGAAGCCGCACAGCAGCGAGCTCAGGGCGAAACCGACCAGGGCCGCCTGCAGCAGCCGGGCCGGACCCCAACGCGCCGACAGCCACCCGACCAGCGGGACCGCGGCGGACGCGGCCACCAGGTAGACGACGGTGATCCAGACGACGCCGGAGATCGGAGCGCCGAGCTCGGCCCCGAGCGCCTCCAGTGTCGAGGTGACCGTCGTCCCGGTGAGCACGGCCATGAACGCCGCGAGCGCCATCGAGACGAGCACCCTGTGGGTACCCGGGCCGTCGACGGCCCGCACCGAACCAGTTGTCATGCTCGGCAAGCTACTAAACGGTGTAGTAAAGTTCAATGCCGTTCAAGTAGAGCGTTGCTAGGCTGCGTACGTGGGGACGACGGACATCGAGGCCGCGGCGGCACCGGCGGTACCGCCGGTGCGCAAACGCGACAAGCGGCGCGCCATCCTCGACGCCGCCGGGCCCGTCTTCGGCGAGGCCGGCTACGAACGGGCGAGCGTCGACGCGATCGCCGGCGCCGCGGGGGTGTCGAAGCCGACCGTCTACTCCTACTTCGGCGGCAAGGAGCAGCTGTTCCGGGAGACGATGGCCGATATCGCCCGGCAGGTGAACGAGGTCTCCTACCAGCACGTCGTCGCGCTGGACCTGCATCCCGACCGGTTCCGGGCGGGGCTGGGCGAGCTCGGCGTCGCGCTCACCCGGTGCCAGCGCGACGGGTGCGCCGGTTCGCTGTCCCGGCTGGTGCTCGCCGAGAGCCGGCGCGATCCCGCAGTGTTCGAGGAGGTCCGCCGGGCCGGGTTCGGCCCCATCCGGGAGGCACTCGCCGGCCGGCTCGCCCGGCTCGGCAACGCCGGCCTGCTGCACATCGACGACGCCGACGTCGCCGCCCAGCACTTCATCGCGCTCACCCAGGCACAGCTCCCCGAGCTGACCGCCGGTGGCTCCGCCGACGCCGACGACACGCTCGTCGCGGCGGCGGTAGCACTCGGGGTGGAGGCGTTCCTCCGCGCGTACGCACCCCGGGCGGAGGATTCCGCCCGCTGACCCGGCCCGTCAGTTCGCGCCGAGCCGGATCTCGTCGTTCCGGACCTCGGCCGCGGTGACGCTCACCCGGTCCCGGGTTCCGATCTGCACCGAGTAGCGCTCGGAGCAGGGCAGACCGGCCACGGTGAACGGGAAGTCACAGCCGCCGGAACCGGAGCGTCCGGCCTGCAGACCTCCGACGCCGACGACCACACCGCCGGCATTCCGGACGACCACCGCCGCACCCTCGGCGATGTCGTGGTGCCGGCCCTGGGCGACGCAGCGGTCACCACCGTGCTCCGCCGACGCCGGTGCGGTGGCGTCACCGACGACGGTCATCCGTCCGGTCATCGTGCTCTCCGCGGCGGACAGCGCGACGGCGCCGGTCACGACGAGGAGCAGCGTCGAGACCCCGAGCAGGATCCGCCGGGCCTTCGACGTGC is from Pseudonocardia autotrophica and encodes:
- a CDS encoding Lrp/AsnC family transcriptional regulator; translated protein: MDAIDRKILAELQRDGRITVTELAERVRLSVSPCHRRLRALEESGAIAGYRAHLDPGVLGLGFDSLVFVTMRDADRDTVTAFEAAVAGIANVVQAQRLFGDPDYLLRVITRDLSAFQKLYDDRLAALPGVQRLSSTLVMKSVVEDRPLPV
- a CDS encoding LysE family translocator, whose amino-acid sequence is MAVQAVVAFWGLSLLLVLTPGADWAYVIGAGLAQRTVLPAVAGLLAGHLALTGAVAAGVAALVAGSPATLTVLTGVGAAYLIWLGLTGLARPAGTVPGTGAEAVPGTGAWLRQAAKGAGTSGLNPKALLLFLTLLPRFTDPSGAWPVGGQILLLGAVHVACCGVVYLAVGIGSRRLLAARPAWTRVVSRVSGGAMVAIGAGLLVGQLAL
- a CDS encoding DUF4232 domain-containing protein, whose product is MGTTRAPFVAGLFAAGLLLAGCGGDPAPSAAGEMAAPPAQAAPEEAAGSADQAAAAARCTDAVLTATVNEPTGEGQQRTVLAWRNTSDQPCTMTGFGGVDLRGPDDPTFGPSYSLPRSAEEPTAITLQPGGTGITTITTLSGGDWTPTEVVVTAPDETTSQTLPWRGGPVQRQDGATRPGSFIGPVEQGSI
- a CDS encoding MFS transporter, which codes for MTTGSVRAVDGPGTHRVLVSMALAAFMAVLTGTTVTSTLEALGAELGAPISGVVWITVVYLVAASAAVPLVGWLSARWGPARLLQAALVGFALSSLLCGFAWDLNSLVVFRAVQGLSGGLLEPAAIAVVGLVTPADALGRVMGLVSLVINVGPVAGPLIGGALVGAGAWPWIFWLNVPLAVLVGLGAWRLVPGTRSTGDRAAVDVRGLLLLPPGFVLLLLGLNRAGAGSGAPTVAVCVLLGLALLAGYVRHALRAPAPLLDVRLLRIPSFAAALGVMSAVGLVMYTQLTVLPALAVRSIGLGPGWQAFPVAVLGLGLMISMTSSGRVSDTTGPRILVRGGASVTAAAAILILAGHARWPAAAVLAVVFLLGLGFGAVAAPTFAGLYRVLPRESMAQGTAALFIVVQLFASAGVTLVGFLTAASVDPVGTAYGVVAVAALLVVAAARLLPGRPTLTR
- a CDS encoding TetR/AcrR family transcriptional regulator is translated as MGTTDIEAAAAPAVPPVRKRDKRRAILDAAGPVFGEAGYERASVDAIAGAAGVSKPTVYSYFGGKEQLFRETMADIARQVNEVSYQHVVALDLHPDRFRAGLGELGVALTRCQRDGCAGSLSRLVLAESRRDPAVFEEVRRAGFGPIREALAGRLARLGNAGLLHIDDADVAAQHFIALTQAQLPELTAGGSADADDTLVAAAVALGVEAFLRAYAPRAEDSAR